A window of Leptolyngbya sp. 'hensonii' contains these coding sequences:
- a CDS encoding DUF2752 domain-containing protein, translating into MFQLSHHPMTFQGRLARWGILGFSGAPLIGAHFYNQGFQIPFLVCPIRHLTGIPCPTCGMTRSFMAIARGDLPQAVTEHLLGPVLFIVFLLAIVHVLLELGTGRNFQAPYLRILGDRVFQVSTLSVILGYYSIRLVHLASTGELMAALIQSPLGQLAHLT; encoded by the coding sequence ATGTTTCAGCTCTCTCATCATCCTATGACCTTCCAGGGGCGTCTGGCTCGTTGGGGCATCCTGGGTTTTTCGGGTGCACCGTTAATTGGGGCTCACTTCTATAATCAGGGATTCCAGATCCCATTTCTGGTTTGCCCCATCCGCCACTTAACGGGGATCCCCTGCCCCACCTGCGGCATGACTCGCTCTTTTATGGCGATCGCGCGGGGTGATTTGCCCCAGGCCGTGACTGAACATTTGCTGGGGCCGGTTCTATTTATCGTCTTCCTGTTGGCGATCGTACATGTGCTGCTGGAACTCGGAACGGGACGCAATTTCCAGGCTCCTTACTTGCGCATCCTGGGGGATCGGGTCTTCCAGGTCTCTACCCTGAGTGTGATTTTGGGGTATTACAGTATCCGTCTGGTACACCTGGCCAGTACAGGGGAGTTGATGGCAGCCCTGATCCAGTCTCCATTGGGGCAATTGGCTCACTTGACCTAA
- a CDS encoding MBL fold metallo-hydrolase, with product MANPKFRRSENVTGDFFVDQTCIDCDTCRWMAPDSFTRRGDQSAVYHQPENPDQRLMALQALLACPTASIGTVDKPIDIKMAQQSFPIPVEDNVYHSGYHAEASYAATSYLIVRSEGNVLVDSPRFVPPLVSRLEELGGIRYLYLTHRDDVADHQKFHDYFGCERILHQADVTSGTRDVEIQPSGFEPFSLASDLQIIPTPGHTRGHTVLLHRDRFLFTGDHLAWSTRLNHLYAFRDACWYSWPELVKSMHKLATYSFEWVLPGHGRRYHGDYRVMQHQMQLCLNWMAKIAEIGVDK from the coding sequence ATGGCCAATCCCAAATTTCGTCGTTCAGAAAACGTAACTGGGGACTTCTTTGTCGATCAGACCTGTATTGATTGTGATACTTGTCGTTGGATGGCCCCTGATAGTTTTACCCGCAGGGGGGATCAGTCGGCAGTTTACCATCAACCAGAAAATCCAGATCAGCGATTGATGGCTCTACAGGCTCTCCTGGCCTGTCCCACAGCCTCGATTGGGACTGTGGATAAACCGATCGACATCAAGATGGCGCAGCAGAGTTTTCCCATTCCAGTCGAGGATAATGTCTATCACTCCGGTTATCACGCTGAGGCTTCCTATGCTGCAACGAGCTATTTGATTGTGCGGTCTGAGGGCAATGTTCTGGTGGACTCCCCCCGGTTTGTACCTCCCCTGGTGAGCCGACTGGAAGAACTGGGCGGTATTCGCTATCTGTATTTGACCCATCGGGATGATGTGGCCGATCACCAGAAATTCCACGATTATTTTGGCTGTGAGCGGATTTTGCACCAGGCTGACGTAACCTCCGGAACAAGGGATGTGGAAATTCAGCCTTCCGGCTTTGAACCCTTTTCCCTGGCCTCTGATCTGCAGATTATCCCCACTCCCGGCCATACCAGAGGGCATACGGTCTTGCTGCATCGCGATCGATTTCTCTTCACGGGGGATCACCTAGCCTGGTCAACCCGATTGAACCACCTGTATGCGTTCAGAGATGCTTGCTGGTACTCCTGGCCAGAACTGGTCAAATCCATGCACAAGTTAGCGACCTATTCCTTCGAATGGGTGTTACCAGGGCATGGTCGGCGGTATCATGGAGATTACCGGGTAATGCAACACCAGATGCAACTCTGCCTCAACTGGATGGCAAAAATTGCGGAGATAGGGGTTGACAAGTGA
- a CDS encoding DUF2062 domain-containing protein gives MKATGSQKSLFVKWKRFARYIYLRFLRLRGSPVEIARGFSIGIFWGMFPLPGLQMVVAIVTAAIFRGSKVAAAAGTWLTNPLTSLPIAALNFHVGQWFLGRELADLPMDNLQSPDGAIKLGGEFLTSFFLGCFITGTLMGMLSYYAGVPLIKAIKRRAAQRRIRRHH, from the coding sequence ATGAAAGCCACAGGTTCCCAGAAGTCCTTGTTTGTCAAGTGGAAACGCTTTGCCCGCTATATTTATCTGCGATTCCTGCGGTTACGGGGAAGTCCGGTGGAAATTGCCCGTGGGTTTTCGATCGGGATCTTCTGGGGCATGTTTCCTTTGCCTGGTTTGCAGATGGTGGTTGCGATCGTCACCGCCGCGATTTTTCGGGGGAGCAAAGTGGCAGCAGCAGCCGGAACCTGGCTCACGAACCCTTTGACCAGCCTGCCGATCGCAGCCCTGAACTTCCATGTTGGCCAGTGGTTTTTGGGGCGGGAACTGGCTGATTTGCCAATGGATAACCTGCAGTCTCCTGATGGGGCGATCAAACTAGGTGGGGAGTTTCTCACCAGTTTTTTTCTTGGATGCTTTATTACAGGGACATTGATGGGAATGCTCAGCTACTATGCGGGGGTGCCTCTGATCAAAGCAATCAAACGGCGAGCTGCTCAACGGCGAATTCGTCGTCACCACTGA
- a CDS encoding bestrophin family ion channel, whose protein sequence is MPSERRNWFRLVLQLQGSVIPSILPRTVFCGTFGFLVSILYNYDLVKAEPIFGSIIPSIVLGLLLVFRTNTAYERFWEGRKCWGGITNTCRNLARYIWVGITERESQDRLDKIATLKLLVAFAVATKLHLRREVINAELEGLMAPAKYQKLKGIHNPPLEVAFWIGDYLQRQYYRGCVNSYQSTAMHQHLDMLVDNLGGCERILKTPMPLAYAIHLKQLLLLYSFLLPFQMVHELGWWTGVVTALVSFTLFGIEEIGIEIENPFGHDYNDLPLDAICDTMLRNIEDLISLTPTSHNYVEKLQSSGEEI, encoded by the coding sequence ATGCCATCCGAAAGACGTAATTGGTTTCGACTCGTACTGCAACTACAAGGCTCCGTTATTCCTTCAATTTTGCCAAGGACCGTTTTCTGTGGCACCTTTGGCTTTCTAGTTTCTATCCTTTATAACTATGACCTGGTCAAGGCTGAGCCCATCTTTGGCAGCATTATTCCCAGTATTGTGTTGGGATTACTGCTTGTGTTTCGAACTAACACGGCCTATGAGCGGTTCTGGGAGGGACGTAAATGTTGGGGAGGGATCACTAACACCTGCCGAAACCTGGCCCGTTATATCTGGGTCGGTATTACAGAGCGAGAATCCCAAGATCGGCTGGATAAAATCGCCACCCTGAAACTGCTGGTCGCTTTCGCAGTGGCGACCAAATTGCATTTGCGGAGAGAGGTGATTAACGCCGAATTAGAAGGATTAATGGCTCCAGCTAAATATCAAAAGTTGAAGGGTATTCATAACCCTCCCCTGGAAGTGGCATTTTGGATTGGGGATTACCTGCAACGCCAGTATTACAGAGGTTGTGTCAATTCCTATCAGTCTACAGCCATGCATCAGCACCTGGATATGCTGGTGGATAATCTGGGCGGCTGTGAGCGGATTCTTAAAACCCCTATGCCCCTGGCTTACGCCATTCATTTGAAACAATTACTGCTGCTGTACTCTTTTCTCCTTCCCTTTCAAATGGTGCATGAACTGGGATGGTGGACAGGTGTTGTTACAGCCCTTGTCAGTTTTACCCTGTTTGGCATCGAAGAAATTGGGATTGAAATCGAAAATCCTTTTGGCCATGATTACAATGATCTGCCTCTGGATGCGATTTGCGACACCATGTTGCGGAATATTGAAGACTTGATTTCCCTAACTCCAACCAGCCATAACTATGTGGAAAAGTTGCAGTCCTCAGGGGAAGAGATCTAA